In one Vulgatibacter incomptus genomic region, the following are encoded:
- a CDS encoding thiolase family protein translates to MREVFICAAVRSPIGRLRGSLQSVRPDDLAGRVIRGLVDRAGIAPDRIDEVILGCANQAGEDNRNVARMALLLAGLPHEVPGVTVNRLCASGMEAVTQAARMIAVGDAELVVAGGVESMTRAPWAMPKPENGYPTGGAQLFDTSLGWRFPNPRMEALFPLEQMGETAENVAERYGISREDQDAFALRSHQRAVAAWESGRFRDELLPIEVPQKKGEALVVDRDEGPRPDTTLEKLAALKPAFRKGGTVTAGNSSTLNDGASALLLASPEAAKAHGLTPVARFVGGASAGVDPRYMGIGPVPATRKLLARVGLEVGALDLVELNEAFAAQGLACMRELGLSEEKVNVNGGAIALGHPLGSSGARILATLVHELRRRGGRYGLATMCVGVGQGAAALVERV, encoded by the coding sequence ATGCGTGAGGTCTTCATCTGCGCGGCGGTCCGTTCGCCGATCGGCCGCCTGCGCGGCAGCCTTCAGTCGGTGCGGCCGGACGATCTCGCGGGCCGGGTGATCCGCGGCCTGGTCGATCGGGCGGGGATCGCCCCGGACCGCATCGACGAGGTGATCCTGGGCTGCGCCAACCAGGCGGGCGAGGACAACCGCAACGTCGCCCGGATGGCGCTCCTCCTGGCGGGCCTCCCCCACGAGGTACCCGGCGTCACCGTGAACCGCCTCTGCGCCTCGGGCATGGAGGCCGTCACCCAGGCGGCCCGGATGATCGCCGTTGGCGACGCCGAGTTGGTGGTGGCGGGCGGCGTCGAGTCGATGACCCGCGCGCCGTGGGCGATGCCCAAGCCGGAGAACGGATACCCGACCGGGGGTGCACAGCTCTTCGACACGTCGCTGGGCTGGCGCTTCCCGAACCCCCGCATGGAGGCCCTCTTCCCCCTGGAGCAGATGGGGGAGACCGCCGAGAACGTCGCCGAGCGCTACGGGATCTCCCGGGAGGATCAGGACGCCTTCGCGCTGCGCTCGCACCAGAGGGCGGTGGCCGCCTGGGAGTCGGGGCGTTTCCGCGACGAGCTCCTGCCCATCGAGGTGCCGCAGAAGAAGGGCGAGGCCCTGGTGGTGGACCGCGACGAGGGGCCTCGGCCCGACACTACCCTCGAGAAGCTCGCGGCGCTGAAGCCCGCCTTCCGCAAGGGCGGCACCGTCACCGCCGGCAACTCCTCCACGCTCAACGACGGCGCCTCGGCGCTCTTGCTCGCATCTCCCGAGGCCGCAAAGGCGCACGGGCTCACGCCCGTGGCGCGCTTCGTGGGCGGGGCCAGCGCCGGCGTCGATCCTCGCTACATGGGCATCGGCCCGGTGCCCGCCACCCGCAAGCTCCTCGCCCGCGTCGGCCTGGAGGTGGGCGCCCTCGACCTCGTGGAGCTCAACGAAGCCTTCGCCGCTCAGGGCCTCGCCTGCATGCGGGAGCTCGGCCTCTCCGAGGAGAAGGTGAACGTGAACGGTGGCGCCATCGCCCTGGGGCACCCGCTGGGCTCCTCCGGCGCACGAATCCTCGCCACCCTCGTCCACGAGCTGCGCCGCCGCGGCGGCCGCTACGGCCTCGCCACCATGTGCGTGGGCGTGGGCCAGGGCGCGGCCGCTCTCGTCGAGCGCGTCTGA
- a CDS encoding aldehyde dehydrogenase family protein, with amino-acid sequence MALKLQHAKLPAGKLLVGGRFVDGRSETKVEVVYPGTGEQVAAFQGASAEDVDAAVKIARQALTQGPWTTKIAPAERARILWRLSELMLEHANELAELETVDTGKPIGETTGIEVPLSAEIFQYFAGWCTKIHGETIPSRPGLMNFTLREPVGVVGVITPWNFPLLMSTWKLAAALACGNVVIHKPSELTPLTALRMAELALEAGLPEGVLQVLPGTGPEAGEAMVKHPGIDKISFTGSTAVGQRIMREGASTMKRLTLELGGKNPNVVFADADLDAAVKGAVNAIFYNKGEVCSAGSRLLVERSIKDEFVEKVAARAERLMASQGDPLSTKTRLGPQVSQAHMEKILGYIEKGQAEGARLVFGGARNTDAGKGFFVKPTIFDGVTSEMTIAREEIFGPVVATMAFDSVEEAAAIGNASDYGLAAGVWTRDVKKALRTAKALKAGTVWVNAYNLFDAAMPFGGFKSSGFGRELGAHAIESYTELKTVWVDLT; translated from the coding sequence ATGGCGCTCAAGCTCCAGCACGCGAAGTTGCCCGCAGGGAAGCTGCTCGTCGGCGGCCGGTTCGTCGACGGCCGCTCGGAGACGAAGGTCGAGGTGGTCTACCCGGGCACGGGCGAGCAGGTGGCGGCCTTCCAGGGCGCCTCGGCCGAGGACGTCGACGCCGCGGTGAAGATCGCCCGGCAGGCCCTGACCCAGGGCCCCTGGACGACGAAGATCGCGCCCGCGGAGCGCGCCCGGATCCTGTGGCGGCTCTCCGAGCTCATGCTCGAGCACGCCAACGAGCTCGCCGAGCTGGAGACCGTCGACACCGGAAAGCCCATCGGCGAGACCACCGGCATCGAGGTCCCGCTCTCCGCCGAGATCTTCCAGTACTTCGCGGGCTGGTGCACCAAGATCCACGGCGAGACCATCCCGTCGCGCCCGGGTCTGATGAACTTCACGCTGCGCGAGCCGGTTGGCGTCGTCGGCGTGATCACGCCCTGGAACTTCCCGCTCCTCATGTCCACGTGGAAGCTCGCCGCCGCCCTGGCGTGCGGCAACGTGGTGATCCACAAGCCGTCGGAGCTCACGCCGCTCACCGCCCTGCGCATGGCAGAGCTCGCCCTCGAGGCGGGGCTGCCGGAGGGCGTGCTCCAGGTGCTCCCCGGCACCGGCCCCGAGGCCGGCGAGGCCATGGTGAAGCACCCCGGGATCGACAAGATCTCCTTCACCGGCTCCACCGCCGTCGGCCAGCGGATCATGCGGGAGGGCGCCTCCACCATGAAGCGCCTGACGCTCGAGCTCGGCGGCAAGAACCCCAACGTCGTCTTCGCCGACGCCGACCTCGACGCCGCCGTGAAGGGCGCGGTGAACGCGATCTTCTACAACAAGGGCGAGGTCTGCTCGGCCGGCTCGCGGCTCCTGGTGGAGCGCAGCATCAAGGACGAGTTCGTCGAGAAGGTCGCCGCCAGGGCCGAGAGGCTCATGGCCTCCCAGGGCGATCCCCTGTCAACCAAGACCCGCCTCGGTCCGCAGGTCTCCCAGGCGCACATGGAGAAGATCCTCGGCTACATCGAGAAGGGCCAGGCCGAGGGCGCCCGCCTCGTCTTCGGCGGCGCGCGGAACACCGACGCCGGCAAGGGCTTCTTCGTGAAGCCCACGATCTTCGACGGCGTCACCAGCGAGATGACCATCGCCCGCGAGGAGATCTTCGGGCCGGTCGTGGCGACGATGGCCTTCGACTCGGTCGAGGAGGCCGCCGCCATCGGCAACGCCAGTGACTACGGCCTCGCCGCCGGCGTCTGGACCCGCGACGTGAAGAAGGCCCTGCGCACCGCCAAGGCGCTCAAGGCCGGCACCGTCTGGGTGAACGCCTACAACCTCTTCGACGCCGCGATGCCCTTCGGCGGCTTCAAGTCCTCGGGCTTCGGCAGGGAGCTCGGCGCCCACGCGATCGAGAGCTACACGGAGCTGAAGACGGTGTGGGTCGATCTCACCTGA
- a CDS encoding enoyl-CoA hydratase/isomerase family protein — translation MSNRDWTQPSEDALVTYRAEGGVAVITLQDPPANAYSYAMFRQLDDAILRARFDPEVHVLVLTGAGEKMFCAGANIEMLKSVDPYFKYNFCLHANETLNRLEQTSKLVIAALNGHCVGGGLEIAMAADLRIAKAGGGKIGLPEVALGVLPGTGGTQRLSRLVGKSKAIEWMIEGLSFTFEQARDEGLVNKLIEATDAASFLAGVIDYARRFVPPARASKAVGGIKRAVQSGLEMSFESGLALERELQQQLFQSEDAKEGFQAFLEKRPPAFRGR, via the coding sequence ATGAGCAACCGCGACTGGACCCAGCCTTCCGAAGATGCCCTCGTCACCTACCGTGCCGAGGGCGGCGTCGCCGTGATCACGCTGCAGGATCCGCCGGCGAACGCGTACTCGTATGCGATGTTCCGCCAGCTCGACGACGCGATCCTCCGGGCGCGTTTCGACCCCGAGGTGCACGTCCTCGTGCTCACCGGGGCGGGCGAGAAGATGTTCTGCGCCGGCGCGAACATCGAGATGCTCAAGTCGGTCGATCCGTATTTCAAATACAACTTCTGCCTCCACGCCAACGAGACGCTCAACCGCCTGGAGCAGACGTCCAAGCTCGTGATCGCGGCGCTCAACGGGCACTGCGTGGGCGGCGGCCTCGAGATCGCCATGGCGGCAGACCTGCGCATCGCCAAGGCCGGCGGCGGCAAGATCGGCCTGCCCGAGGTGGCGCTCGGCGTGCTCCCCGGCACCGGCGGCACCCAGCGCCTCTCGCGGCTCGTGGGCAAGTCCAAGGCCATCGAGTGGATGATCGAGGGCCTCAGCTTCACCTTCGAGCAGGCCCGCGACGAGGGCCTGGTGAACAAGCTCATCGAGGCGACCGACGCCGCCTCCTTCCTTGCCGGTGTGATCGACTACGCCAGGCGCTTCGTTCCGCCGGCTCGCGCATCCAAGGCGGTGGGCGGCATCAAGCGCGCCGTCCAGTCCGGCCTGGAGATGAGCTTCGAGAGCGGCCTCGCCCTCGAGCGGGAGTTGCAGCAGCAGCTCTTCCAGAGCGAGGACGCCAAGGAGGGCTTCCAGGCCTTCCTGGAGAAGCGGCCGCCGGCGTTCCGCGGGCGGTAG
- a CDS encoding acyl-CoA thioesterase: MEIVDPPKRASESVTEMTEIVLPSDGNALGTAFGGRVMQWIDVCAAISSMRHCRKVVVTASMDELHFHAPIKVGEVAHLRSRVNAAFRHSLEVGVEVYSEEPISGERRHTCSALLTFTALDADGRPATVPPLLAETQEDRDAQKAAADRREKRLANRKRTAPPA; the protein is encoded by the coding sequence ATGGAGATCGTCGACCCGCCCAAGAGGGCCAGCGAGTCGGTCACGGAGATGACCGAGATCGTCCTTCCTTCGGACGGCAACGCCCTGGGTACCGCCTTCGGCGGCAGGGTGATGCAGTGGATCGACGTGTGCGCGGCGATCTCCTCGATGCGCCACTGCCGCAAGGTCGTGGTCACCGCGTCGATGGACGAGCTCCACTTCCACGCGCCGATCAAGGTCGGCGAGGTGGCCCACCTGCGCAGCCGGGTGAACGCCGCGTTCCGGCATTCACTCGAAGTAGGCGTCGAGGTCTACAGCGAGGAGCCCATCTCCGGCGAGAGGCGCCACACCTGCTCGGCGCTCCTCACCTTCACGGCCCTCGACGCGGATGGGAGACCCGCCACCGTTCCGCCGCTCCTCGCGGAGACCCAGGAGGACCGCGACGCGCAGAAGGCGGCCGCCGATCGCCGCGAGAAGCGCCTCGCGAACCGCAAGCGGACGGCGCCGCCGGCCTGA
- a CDS encoding OsmC family peroxiredoxin: MPTRKASATWEGGLKAGEGSFRGASGAIDAPYSYGTRFGSDPGTNPEELLAAAEAACFSMALAFALEKEGKPPTRIRTEAACTIEEKGGGYQITKMKLVTRGNVPGVDEGLFKRLALATKDGCPVSKALKGNLEFELDAALD; encoded by the coding sequence ATGCCGACGAGGAAGGCGAGTGCGACCTGGGAAGGCGGGCTGAAGGCAGGGGAGGGATCGTTCCGAGGCGCCAGCGGCGCGATCGACGCCCCCTACTCCTACGGGACCCGCTTCGGGAGCGATCCAGGCACGAACCCCGAGGAGCTCCTCGCGGCGGCAGAGGCGGCGTGCTTCAGCATGGCCCTGGCCTTCGCCCTGGAGAAGGAAGGCAAGCCGCCCACCCGCATCCGGACCGAGGCGGCCTGCACCATCGAGGAGAAGGGAGGCGGCTACCAGATCACGAAGATGAAGCTCGTCACCCGCGGAAACGTGCCCGGCGTGGACGAAGGCCTGTTCAAGCGCCTTGCCCTCGCCACGAAGGACGGCTGCCCGGTCTCGAAGGCCCTCAAGGGAAATCTGGAGTTCGAGCTCGACGCCGCTCTCGATTAG
- a CDS encoding formylglycine-generating enzyme family protein, which produces MRFSVRVVLVQFVFVVALGCGGSGGGGSGGEGGTVGTGGTGGGSGADGGGPGTGGSAGTGEPGPEYVEPKSELAFVRIPGGTFMQGCATGDADCFDYEKPPQLMEVGAFSMGKTQVTVVAFSRCVESGVCKGQDVGTSPMCNWKASGSTGREKHPVNCVDFNTATAFCGWIGGRLPTATEWEYAAKSGEDVIYPWGNEQPSSSLANYAGGGTTPVDRFPAGATKWGLFDMAGNVAEWTSSDFRPSEFVPWAKEMRGGSWSATPSGLRASGRGTGDPQDRQTVSGFRCVR; this is translated from the coding sequence ATGCGTTTCTCGGTTCGAGTCGTCCTTGTGCAATTCGTCTTCGTTGTCGCGCTGGGATGCGGAGGCTCCGGGGGAGGCGGTTCCGGGGGCGAGGGCGGCACTGTAGGCACAGGTGGTACGGGTGGTGGGAGCGGGGCCGATGGCGGAGGGCCCGGTACCGGCGGTTCCGCTGGTACGGGTGAACCGGGTCCCGAATACGTCGAACCGAAGAGCGAGCTCGCATTCGTCCGGATCCCCGGCGGGACGTTTATGCAGGGGTGCGCGACGGGAGACGCGGATTGTTTCGACTATGAGAAGCCGCCCCAGTTGATGGAGGTAGGGGCCTTCTCGATGGGCAAGACGCAGGTCACGGTCGTGGCATTCTCGAGATGTGTCGAGTCCGGCGTTTGCAAGGGGCAGGACGTCGGTACCTCTCCAATGTGCAATTGGAAGGCGTCAGGTTCCACTGGTAGAGAGAAGCATCCAGTGAATTGCGTCGATTTCAACACTGCCACGGCCTTCTGCGGGTGGATCGGCGGGAGGCTCCCTACTGCGACCGAGTGGGAGTATGCCGCCAAGAGCGGGGAGGATGTGATCTACCCCTGGGGTAACGAGCAACCCAGCTCTTCCCTCGCGAACTATGCCGGTGGGGGAACGACCCCTGTGGACCGTTTTCCTGCCGGCGCTACGAAGTGGGGCCTTTTCGACATGGCTGGAAATGTCGCGGAGTGGACGTCGAGTGACTTCCGCCCTTCGGAATTCGTACCCTGGGCGAAGGAGATGCGGGGAGGAAGTTGGAGCGCCACTCCAAGCGGCTTGCGGGCGTCAGGTCGCGGAACGGGCGATCCGCAGGATCGGCAAACCGTCTCCGGGTTTCGTTGCGTCCGGTAG
- a CDS encoding serine/threonine-protein kinase — protein MPEAHQIQGRQDGAADRWIGRVVADRYHVAAKLGSGGFGRVYRAIDLRGDVSVALKLIAAPFSDAEEAAFAARFAQEHAAIAGLDHPHVVRLLDHGRAEPGTFFVAMEHLEGPTLDEVIRAGGAMEAERVVRISIQLAKAIGAAHDHGLVHRDLKPANVVLVQRPGEPDFVKLLDFGLAGRSDIGSSGGDGTFGGSPTYVAPGQARGEGPDPRDDVYSLGVIVYELTCGRPPFSGDSPISVVLRHLDEAPKRPRMIDREIPAPLEAAILRALAKEREERFQTMREWIEALDDIRERTTQVPIAPRRSKVRWRGRASARLARTLLMLVSVVLTGLAAARACTPLEP, from the coding sequence ATGCCGGAAGCACATCAGATCCAGGGTCGTCAGGACGGCGCCGCCGACCGGTGGATCGGGCGCGTCGTCGCCGACCGCTACCACGTCGCCGCCAAGCTCGGGAGCGGCGGATTTGGTCGGGTCTATCGGGCCATCGACCTCCGGGGCGACGTCTCCGTGGCGCTCAAGCTCATCGCGGCGCCCTTCTCCGACGCGGAGGAGGCGGCGTTTGCGGCTCGATTCGCCCAGGAACACGCGGCGATCGCCGGGCTCGATCATCCCCACGTCGTACGCCTGCTGGATCACGGCAGGGCGGAGCCGGGCACCTTCTTCGTCGCGATGGAGCACCTGGAGGGCCCGACGCTGGATGAGGTGATCCGCGCGGGCGGGGCGATGGAGGCCGAGAGGGTCGTCCGGATCTCGATTCAGCTCGCGAAGGCGATCGGCGCTGCCCATGACCACGGCCTGGTCCACCGCGACCTCAAGCCGGCGAACGTGGTGCTCGTGCAGAGGCCCGGCGAGCCGGATTTCGTGAAGCTCCTCGACTTCGGTCTCGCGGGGCGGTCCGACATCGGCTCGTCAGGAGGAGACGGTACCTTCGGTGGCTCGCCGACCTACGTGGCGCCCGGCCAGGCCCGGGGCGAAGGGCCGGATCCGCGCGACGACGTCTACAGCCTGGGCGTGATCGTCTACGAGCTCACCTGCGGCAGGCCTCCCTTCTCCGGAGACTCGCCGATCTCGGTGGTCCTCCGGCACCTCGATGAGGCGCCGAAGCGGCCGCGGATGATCGACCGGGAGATCCCGGCGCCTCTCGAGGCGGCGATCCTCCGGGCCCTCGCGAAGGAGCGCGAAGAGCGCTTCCAGACGATGCGCGAGTGGATCGAGGCCCTCGACGACATCCGCGAGCGGACGACCCAGGTTCCAATCGCTCCGCGTCGGAGCAAGGTGCGCTGGCGAGGCCGAGCGTCGGCCCGCCTCGCGCGGACGCTGCTGATGCTCGTGTCCGTGGTGCTGACGGGACTTGCGGCCGCGAGAGCGTGCACGCCTCTCGAGCCCTGA
- a CDS encoding zinc-binding dehydrogenase, whose translation MRAVVFRRHGGPDVLEQAEIPDPAVRPSDVRVRVKATALNHLDLWIREGIPSIPVEFPHVLGADIAGVVESVGSDVRGISVGDEVIVQPGQSCMQCEACLSGRDNACPSYKIVGEHRDGGYAELVSVPHHNVLPKPKGLSWEEAAAAPLVFLTAWEMLVKRAALQPGELVLVQAAGSGVGSAAIQIAKLIGATVIATAGSDSKLEKARELGADHTINYEKQDFVAETRRFSGRRGVDVVFDHVGKLTWAGSMRALDSGGRLVTCGATTGYDVGVDLRHLFYRRLSLLGSTMGSKGDLFRIVQLLGQRKLHGVIDRVLPLSEAAKAHELLADRAQFGKVVLVP comes from the coding sequence ATGCGCGCCGTCGTCTTTCGCCGCCATGGCGGTCCCGACGTCCTGGAGCAGGCCGAGATCCCCGACCCGGCGGTCCGCCCGTCCGACGTCCGGGTGCGGGTGAAGGCCACCGCCCTCAACCACCTCGACCTCTGGATCCGGGAGGGCATCCCGTCGATCCCGGTGGAGTTCCCCCACGTCCTGGGCGCCGACATCGCAGGCGTCGTCGAGAGCGTCGGCTCCGACGTCCGCGGGATCTCGGTGGGCGACGAGGTAATCGTACAGCCGGGCCAGTCGTGCATGCAGTGCGAGGCCTGCCTCTCCGGCCGCGACAACGCCTGCCCCTCCTACAAGATCGTCGGCGAGCACCGGGACGGCGGCTACGCGGAGCTCGTCAGCGTGCCCCACCACAACGTGCTCCCCAAGCCGAAGGGGCTCTCCTGGGAGGAGGCGGCTGCGGCGCCCCTCGTCTTCCTCACCGCTTGGGAGATGCTGGTGAAGCGCGCCGCTCTGCAGCCCGGGGAGCTCGTGCTCGTCCAGGCGGCGGGTTCCGGCGTTGGCAGCGCTGCGATCCAGATCGCCAAGCTCATCGGGGCGACGGTCATCGCCACGGCGGGCAGCGACTCCAAGCTCGAGAAAGCGCGGGAGCTCGGCGCGGATCACACGATCAACTACGAGAAGCAGGACTTCGTCGCGGAGACGCGCCGCTTCTCCGGCAGGCGCGGCGTGGACGTCGTCTTCGACCACGTGGGCAAGCTCACCTGGGCCGGGAGCATGCGCGCCCTCGACAGCGGCGGCCGCCTCGTCACCTGCGGCGCCACCACCGGCTACGACGTGGGCGTAGACCTGCGCCACCTCTTCTACCGCCGGCTCTCCCTCCTCGGCTCCACCATGGGCAGCAAGGGCGACCTCTTCCGCATCGTCCAACTGCTCGGGCAGCGAAAGCTCCACGGCGTAATCGACCGGGTGCTCCCGCTCTCGGAGGCGGCCAAGGCCCACGAGCTCCTCGCCGACCGGGCGCAGTTCGGCAAGGTGGTGCTGGTCCCCTGA
- a CDS encoding enoyl-CoA hydratase/isomerase family protein, which yields MNETRTIRIEVDEAGIATLTLDRPEVRNAIDLEMIQELTASLASLAVDPRVRVLILKGAGDKAFAGGADIAQLRERRTLEALQQVNARLFQQLEDFPHPTIAAIEGFALGGGCELALACDLRVAGETAKLGFPEVGLGIFPAAGGTHRLPKLVGLGKAKELVFTGRIVGAAQSLELGLVEHVTPAGGAEARARELAAEIAKNGGLAVRIAKLAFNAIARGNDPEPIEKLGQAILFESQDKLDRMGAFLEKRKKKENQG from the coding sequence GTGAACGAGACGCGCACCATCCGCATCGAGGTGGACGAGGCAGGCATCGCCACGCTGACCCTCGATCGCCCCGAGGTCCGCAACGCGATCGACCTCGAGATGATCCAGGAGCTGACCGCCTCCCTCGCGAGCCTGGCCGTGGACCCGCGGGTGCGGGTGCTGATCCTGAAGGGCGCCGGCGACAAGGCCTTCGCGGGCGGCGCGGACATCGCCCAGCTCCGCGAGCGCCGGACCCTCGAGGCGCTGCAGCAGGTGAACGCCCGGCTCTTCCAGCAGCTGGAGGATTTTCCCCACCCGACGATCGCCGCCATCGAGGGCTTCGCCCTGGGCGGCGGTTGCGAGCTCGCGCTGGCCTGCGATCTGCGGGTCGCCGGCGAGACGGCGAAGCTCGGCTTCCCCGAGGTGGGCCTGGGGATCTTCCCCGCCGCCGGTGGGACGCACCGGCTCCCGAAGCTGGTGGGGCTGGGCAAGGCGAAGGAGCTCGTCTTCACCGGGCGGATCGTCGGCGCCGCACAGTCCCTCGAGCTGGGGCTGGTGGAGCACGTGACCCCTGCAGGCGGCGCGGAGGCGCGGGCGCGTGAGCTCGCGGCCGAGATCGCCAAGAACGGCGGCCTCGCCGTGCGAATCGCCAAGCTCGCGTTCAACGCGATCGCCCGGGGCAACGACCCCGAGCCCATCGAGAAGCTGGGGCAGGCAATCCTCTTCGAGTCGCAGGACAAGCTCGACCGGATGGGCGCCTTCCTCGAGAAGCGGAAGAAGAAGGAAAACCAGGGATGA
- a CDS encoding 3-hydroxyacyl-CoA dehydrogenase family protein has translation MNEIKTVAVLGAGTMGAGIAQVAAAAGWRTLLFDVTAERVEAGLGRIRDTLEKGVEKGKVAKADADGTLSRLHGITSLDQAADVGLVIEAVPEDLSLKVKVLGEAAKHVAKDAILASNTSSLCLTELAAALPGPARVVGMHFFNPVPRMKLLEVVRAHQTSDETLEVVREVGTQMGKEVIVVRDMPGFASSRLGIALGMEAIRMLEEGVATAPEIDAAMKLGYGHPMGPLELTDLVGLDVRMAIGEYLHRELGGEQFRPPQLLKRLVRAGKLGRKSGEGFYKY, from the coding sequence ATGAACGAGATCAAGACGGTTGCGGTCCTCGGCGCGGGCACAATGGGCGCGGGGATCGCGCAGGTGGCCGCGGCGGCGGGCTGGCGGACCCTGCTCTTCGACGTGACGGCGGAGCGGGTAGAGGCGGGCCTCGGCAGGATCCGGGACACGCTCGAGAAGGGCGTGGAGAAGGGCAAGGTCGCGAAGGCCGACGCCGACGGGACGCTCTCGCGCCTCCACGGGATCACGAGCCTGGATCAGGCGGCCGACGTGGGCCTCGTGATCGAGGCGGTGCCGGAGGATCTCTCCCTCAAGGTGAAGGTCCTCGGCGAGGCGGCGAAGCACGTGGCGAAGGACGCGATCCTCGCCTCGAACACTTCGAGCCTCTGCCTCACCGAGCTGGCGGCGGCGCTTCCCGGGCCCGCGCGGGTCGTGGGGATGCACTTCTTCAATCCGGTGCCCCGGATGAAGCTCCTCGAGGTGGTGCGGGCGCACCAGACCTCCGACGAGACGCTGGAGGTGGTCCGGGAGGTCGGCACCCAGATGGGCAAGGAGGTGATCGTCGTCCGCGACATGCCGGGCTTCGCCTCCTCGCGCCTGGGGATCGCGCTGGGCATGGAGGCGATCCGGATGCTGGAGGAGGGCGTCGCCACCGCTCCCGAGATCGACGCGGCGATGAAGCTGGGCTACGGCCACCCGATGGGGCCCCTCGAGCTCACCGACCTCGTGGGCCTCGACGTGCGCATGGCGATCGGCGAGTACCTCCATCGGGAGCTGGGCGGCGAGCAGTTCCGTCCGCCGCAGCTGCTCAAGCGCCTGGTCCGCGCGGGCAAGCTCGGCCGCAAGAGCGGCGAGGGCTTCTACAAGTACTAG